In Bacteroidales bacterium, a single genomic region encodes these proteins:
- a CDS encoding SHOCT domain-containing protein, producing the protein MMDGFGCHGWGMGMGWWWVIGLIIVIAVVWMVVKGMSQNNRPGNLPESKSALDILKERYAKGEIDKQEFEERKKDLM; encoded by the coding sequence ATGATGGATGGATTTGGGTGTCACGGATGGGGAATGGGAATGGGCTGGTGGTGGGTTATAGGGCTCATTATCGTAATTGCCGTTGTTTGGATGGTTGTTAAAGGAATGAGTCAAAATAACCGCCCCGGCAACCTACCCGAAAGTAAGTCGGCGCTCGATATTTTAAAAGAGCGTTATGCCAAGGGAGAAATTGATAAACAAGAATTTGAAGAACGAAAAAAAGATTTAATGTAA